Proteins from a genomic interval of Gadus morhua chromosome 21, gadMor3.0, whole genome shotgun sequence:
- the brms1lb gene encoding breast cancer metastasis-suppressor 1-like protein-A, giving the protein MPVHAREKKESNHEEMEVDFPEQDGSSTDEEDTVSSSVSEDGDTSEMDDEDCERRRMECLDEMTTLEKQFTDLKEQLYKERLSQVDIKLQEVMAGCAQEYLEPLANLQENMQIRTKVAGIYRELCLESVKNKYECEIQAAFQHWESEKLLLLDTVQSELEEKIRRLEEDRHSIDITSELWNDGLQSRKNKKKDPFYPVKKKKPVVVSGPYIVYMLQDLDILEDWTAIRKAMASLAPHRVKVDGSASPVVATAKAERPHHVARSEDGRLFYDSQWYCRGQSICIHRKDEHPASAVITTIHHDEVWFKRLDGTKSKIFISQLQKGKYTIKHS; this is encoded by the exons ATGCCGGTTCATGCccgggagaagaaggagagtaATCACGAGGAAATGGAGGTGGATTTCCCCGAACAAGACGGCAGCAGCACAGACGAAGAGGACACGGTTAGCTCGTCCGTGTCTGAAGATGGAGACACTTCGG AGATGGACGACGAGGACTGCGAGAGGAGAAGGATGGAGTGTCTGGATGAGATGACCACTCTGGAGAAACAGTTCACCGACCTCAAAGAACA GTTGTACAAGGAGCGTCTGAGCCAGGTGGACATCAAGCTTCAGGAGGTGATGGCCGGCTGTGCCCAAGAATACCTGGAGCCTCTTGCCAACCTACAGGAGAACATGCAAATCCGCACCAAAGTGGCCG GGATCTACAGGGAGCTGTGCTTGGAGTCTGTGAAGAACAAGTACGAGTGTGAGATCCAGGCGGCGTTTCAGCATTGGGAG agcgaGAAGCTGCTCCTTCTGGACACGGTCCAGAGTgagctggaggagaagatcCGCCGGCTGGAGGAGGACCGACACAGCATCGACATCACCTCAG AGCTGTGGAACGATGGTTTGCAATCCCGCAAGAACAAGAAGAAAGACCCCTTCTACCctgtgaagaagaagaaacctGTCGTCGTGTCTG GTCCATATATTGTTTACATGCTGCAAGATCTGGACATCCTAGAAGACTGGACAGCCATAAGAAAG GCGATGGCGTCCCTAGCCCCACATCGTGTCAAGGTTGACG GCTCCGCCTCTCCGGTGGTCGCCACGGCGAAGGCGGAGCGGCCCCACCACGTGGCCCGCTCCGAGGACGGCCGCCTCTTCTACGACAGCCAATGGTACTGCAGAGGACAGTCCATCTGCATCCACCGCAAGGACGAGCACCCCGccag cGCTGTCATCACCACCATCCACCACGACGAGGTGTGGTTCAAGCGGCTGGACGGCACCAAGTCTAAGATCTTCATCTCCCAGCTGCAGAAAGGCAAATACACCATCAAGCACTCCTAG
- the LOC115534369 gene encoding NF-kappa-B inhibitor alpha — protein sequence MLQSRLNMDFYRVPNNNPMDYNVDNVEHKQVKMFPCQEDRFDSGLDSLKEDDLANDLAELKVVHCEPILEDNEPWRNAVTEDGDTYLHLAIIHEATEQVNQLIKLSHNQPFLNAQNLQRQTALHLAVITDQPQLVERLLKAGCDSRLADEDGNTALHIACKRGSLHCFSVLTQNCPHQLPYLLPHPNYDGHNCLHLASINGFLSLVESLVQLGADINAPEQCSGRTALHLAVDLQNSTLVRCLLSLGANVHSITYGGFTPYHLTYGRHNEEIRHQLYERTAQELRDLPDSESEDYDRDDASDEEMYDDIKFGK from the exons ATGCTGCAGTCGCGACTCAATATGGACTTCTACAGAGTACCAAACAACAACCCGATGGATTACAACGTTGATAACGTGGAACACAAACAAGTGAAGATGTTTCCTTGCCAGGAGGATCGCTTCGACAGCGGCCTCGATTCTTTGAAAGAGGACGATTTGGCCAACGATCTGGCGGAATTAAAAGTCGTTCATTGCGAACCAATCCTGGAGGATAACGAACCATGGAGAAATGCGGTGACAGAAGACGGTGACAC GTATCTGCATTTGGCCATTATTCACGAAGCCACGGAACAAGTGAACCAGTTGATCAAGCTCTCCCACAACCAACCCTTCCTCAATGCACAAAACCTCCAGAGACAG ACGGCGCTTCACTTGGCCGTCATCACAGACCAGCCCCAGTTGGTGGAGAGGCTACTGAAGGCCGGCTGCGACTCCCGGCTAGCAGACGAGGACGGCAACACGGCCCTCCACATCGCCTGCAAACGGGGATCGCTCCACTGCTTCAGTGTACTCACACAGAACTGCCCACACCAGctcccctacctcctcccccaccccaactACGATG GACACAACTGCCTCCACTTGGCATCCATCAACGGCTTCCTCTCATTGGTCGAGAGCCTGGTCCAGCTCGGAGCAGACATAAACGCACCG GAACAGTGCAGCGGTCGCACGGCGCTCCACCTAGCTGTAGACCTCCAGAACTCCACCCTGGTACGCTGCCTGCTTTCGCTGGGTGCCAATGTGCACAGCATCACATACGGCGGGTTCACGCCGTACCACCTGACCTACGGCCGCCACAACGAGGAGATCCGCCACCAGTTGTACGAGCGCACGGCACAAGAGCTGCGGGATCTGCCCGACAGCGAGTCGGAAGACTACGACCGGGACGATGCATCCGACGAGGAG ATGTACGATGACATCAAGTTCGGAAAGTAG